The Zonotrichia albicollis isolate bZonAlb1 chromosome 6, bZonAlb1.hap1, whole genome shotgun sequence genome window below encodes:
- the LOC113459222 gene encoding uncharacterized protein LOC113459222 → MGQEIIKASDESNRPPSSKSGSIPLHSRNSSAGDDTGLGQDAAGMRPRCHAERQERSPACCFLPLCDQLSYRCNSQRRRAATSRRQEKRIPWALYANGSGCVCALHGGNWDALFVCISEHPPCGSAHTCRETRTRFHLERYPTFRNRVWDDCPRFGSRKAKGRQMLRRDADLLGVPAQGRDRRRSHQLGHLPGHSCHGILRRVSHQVP, encoded by the coding sequence ATGGGACAAGAGATAATTAAGGCATCAGATGAATCTAACCGCCCACCTAGCTCCAAATCGGGGAGCATCCCGCTGCACTCCCGAAATTCCAGCGCAGGGGATGACACTGGTTTGGGGCAGGACGCGGCAGGGATGCGGCCGCGCTGCCATGCGGAGCGCCAGGAACGCTCCCCAGCTTGTTGCTTCCTTCCCCTGTGTGATCAATTAAGTTACAGATGTAACTCGCAGCGCCGGAGAGCGGCAACTTCACGGCGGCAGGAAAAGAGGATTCCTTGGGCATTGTATGCAAATGGGAGCGGGTGTGTGTGCGCGCTGCACGGGGGTAATTGGGATGCCCTCTTTGTTTGCATAAGTGAACACCCGCCGTGCGGATCCGCACACACGTGCCGAGAAACAAGAACACGCTTTCACTTGGAGCGTTACCCCACTTTTAGAAACCGCGTTTGGGATGACTGCCCTCGCTTTGGCTCCAGGAAGGCTAAAGGCAGGCAGATGCTGAGGAGGGATGCTGACCTGCTGGGGGTGCCTGCACAGGGAAGGGACCGCAGGCGCTCCCATCAGCTCGGGCACttacctgggcacagctgtcaTGGCATTTTGCGCCGTGTGTCTCACCAAGTGCCTTAA